AAAGAATAGGATAAAATCCTATCAAAATAAAATAGCAATTAAAATTGCCAAATATTAAAAAAAGTTGAATTAAATCAAATCAATATATACAATGGAAAATCAAGAGTATTCAGTAGGTCTTGACATCGGGACAACCAAGATTGTCGCCATTGTCGGAAGGAGGAATGCACACGGCAAGATAGAAATTCTCGGTGTCGGGAAGGCAAAGAGTCTAGGAGTTCATAAAGGTATTGTGAATAATATTTCGCAAACCATCAACTCTATTAAGGCAGCTGTGGCAGAAGCACAATCCAGTTCCGGAGTTCCTATTCATAAGGTCACTGTGGGGATTGCAGGGAAGCACATTCGCTCATTGCAGCACTCAGATTATATTATGCGCGAGAAGCCGGATAAATTTATCACAGACGACGACATCGAGGCATTAAAAGACCAGGTAAAAAAATTGGTAATGTTACCGGGAGAAGAGATTATTCATGTTCTTCCGCAAGAATATAAAGTAGATTCTGAAGGTGAAATTCAGGAGCCTGTTGGAATGCACGGAAAACGTCTGGAAGCCAACTTCCACGTTGTTGTAGGACAAATGGGAAGCATCAGAAACATTGCAAGATGCGTAAGAGAAGCTGGTTTAGAGATGGAGGCGCTTACTTTAGAGCCTTTAGCATCTTCTGAAGCTGTTTTGACTAAAGAAGAAAAAGAAGCAGGAGTAGCGATTGTAGACATCGGTGGTGGTACTACAGATATTGCTATTTTTAAAGATAATATTATTCGTCACACTTGTGTTATTCCTTACGGTGGTGGTATCATTACTGAAGATATTAAGGAAGGATGTTCCATTATAGAAAAGCACGCCGAGCAATTAAAGGTTAAGTTTGGTTCTGCAGTTCCTGAGTTGGAAAAAGACAGCACATTTGTAACGATTCCGGGACTACACGGTAGACCCGATAAAGAGATTTCTCTTAAAACTTTAGCACAGATTATCAATGCGAGAGTGGAAGAAATTTTGGAAATGGTCAATACAGAATTGAAAGCTTATGGAGCTTTCGAACAAAAGAAAAAACTGATTGCAGGAATTGTTTTGACAGGGGGTGGTTCAAATTTGAAGCATCTTCGTCAGCTGGCAAATTATACGACAGGTTTTGATAGTAGAATTGGTTTTGCAAATGAATACGTTGCGAATGATAAAAATCAGTATCTTAAAGGCCCGGAATTTGCAACTTCTATCGGTTTATTGATGGAAAGTTTAAAGATTAGAGATAAGAAAACAATTGCTGTAGAAGAAGAGGTTGAAGCTGAAGTTGAGAACAAAATTGAGCAAAATGTAGAGGAAATTAATAATAATGCTGAATCTCAAACTCTTGTAACACCTCAAGTAGAGGAAGAGGTTAAAGTTCCTGTACAAACATCAAGATCTTCGAAACCAACATTCGGACAGTCGCTGATGGAGAAAGTTAAAAAATTCTTTGAAGAAGTAGAATAAAAACTATAAATGATGCATGATAAGCGATGAATGATATTTTCATCAACGATCATAATCGATTATCAATTAGAAAAAATTAAATATGGAAAATATAGGCACACAAGGATTTTCATTTGATCTGCCAAAAGGAAATTCTTCGATCATCAAGGTTATCGGTGTAGGGGGCGGTGGAAATAACGCCCTAAAACACATGTACGAGAAAGGTATTCACGGGGTAGATTTCGTGATTTGTAATACCGATGCACAGACTTTAGATAATAATCCGGTTTCAAACAAAGTTCAGTTAGGAATTACCATTACTGAAGGTCTTGGAGCGGGTGCAGATCCTGAAGTAGGAGAAAAAGCGGCTATCGAAAGTATCGAAGAGATTAAAGCAGCAATGGGCCAAAATACCAAAATGGTATTCATCACTGCAGGAATGGGTGGTGGTACCGGTACCGGTGCAGCGCCAGTTATTGCTAAAGTGGCCAAAGATATGGGAATTCTTACGGTAGGTATTGTTACTGTACCTTTCAGTTTTGAAGGGAAAAGAAGACTTGATCAGGCTGAATTAGGACTTGATAAATTAAGAAATAATGTTGATTCATTAATTGTAATCAACAACGATAAATTAAGACAACAATTTGGTAACCTTGGGTTCAAACAAGGGTTCTCAAAAGCCGATGAAGTTTTAACTAATGCCGCAAAAGGAATGGCTGAGGTTATTACAGGTTATTTTGATGTAAACATTGACTTTAGAGATGCTAAATCTGTGCTTCAAAATTCTGGTACGGCATTGATGTCTACTGGTACAGCTTCAGGTGAAAATAAAGCCGAAGAAGCTGTAAGAAAAGCATTAGATTCTCCATTATTGAATGACAACAAAATTACAGGCGCAAGAAATGTACTATTGTTGATCAGAAGTGGTGTAGAAGAAGCTACCATGGACGAAATCGGAATCATCATGGATTATATCCAGAAAGAAGCAGGTCACACCGCTGATATTATCTTCGGGGTTGGTGCTGATGAAGAATTAGGTGATGCGGTAAGTGTATTGGTGATTGCTACAGGTTTTTCAAATGATAACCAAAAGTTTTCGGGTCCTACAGAGAAAATCAGAATTAGTTTAAATGATGCTTTGGAGGCTCCAAAATCTTCTCCTTTCAAAACAAGAGATGAGAGAGAGGTTGCACCAGAGCAAGGATATGACTTTGGAGGGAAAAATCTTTTCAGATTAGATGACGAAGATCATGACGGGCCACGTTTTAAAATGTCGTCATCTGAAAAAAAAATGATTATTGAGGATGAAAATGTAAAAACTGAAAGAAAGTTCTCTGATAGAGAGGAAGATACGTCAGAAAGCCATACTCAGGTTTGGAAAAATGAAGAATTAGACAATAATAACGATTCTCATTTGTTTTCTTTTGATGATGACCCTAATGATTTAGAAATTCAGTCTTTCTCTTTTGATTTTGAAAATAAGAGAGAAGAACCTACTGATAATTCTTTCAGCAATAGCTATTCTGACGAAAAAAAAGTTGAGTTTAACTTTACTGTTAATGAACCTCTTGTTGAGTCTAACTATGATTTTGGCCAGCCAAAAAACGAACTTGAATCTTCAGTAGTAATCGAGAGAAAAATAGAAGAAACCTTTCAGACAATGGAAACCTTCTATCAGACTCCTGAGCAGCCAAAAGTAGAAGAAAGATCACCCTTCCAGACTAGAGCAGAAATAGAAACACAGAAACAAGCCGATTCTGAATTTACTTTCGTCAATAAACCTGCAGAACAGGAAAGAGTGGTAGAGAGAAGAAATAAATTAAAAGAATTTAATTCTCGTTACCAGAATTTCGATATTGTGAATGAATTTGAATCTGTACCAGCCTTTAAAAGAAAAAATATTTCGATTGACGGTTCCAATGCGTCAGATCAAAATATCAACACGTATTTGTCTGATAACAACGGAAACATGCAGATCAGAGAAAATAGATTTTTAAATAAAGATGTAGACTAATTCAATTTGAAAATGGGCTAATTTGAGAATTTTAAAATTAGCGAGTTGTTAAAATAAAACAATTTTGTTGAGCTAAGCGAGTTTGTAATATGTTGATAATCATTTTTTAATTAAATGTTATCAAAGCATCAAGCATTTTCAAATTAATCCATTTTCAAATTTTCAAATTAATAATAATGAGTTTAGAATTAATAATAAGCGAAGCAATAAAAACAGCAATGAGAGCTAAAGACAGAGTGGCTTTAGATTCTTTGCGTGCTGTAAAATCTCAGATATTATTGCTGAAAACGGAAGCTTTAGGAGCTGAGGTTTCACCTGAACAGGAAATTGCAATTTTGCAGAGAATGATCAAACAACGTAAAGATTCTTACGAGCAGTTTACCGCTCAGGGAAGAAATGATTTGGCAGAAGTAGAAGAAGCTCAGATGAAAGTCATTGAGAAATTTTTACCTGCACAGTTATCTTCTGAAGAATTGGAAGCTGAAATTAAGCAGATAATTTCTGAAACAGGAGCTGAATCTATTAAAGATTTAGGAAAAGTAATGGGAATTGCTTCAAAAAATTTAGCCGGAAAATCTGATGGAAAAAGTATTTCCGAGATGGCTAAGAAGCTACTTTCATAAAGTTTCGGGGTTCGGGTTTTCAGTTTCGAGTTAAATTCTCGTACCACGTATCTCGCAACAATTAGGATATTCAACCTTTGCATATCGATTTGATTAACGAAGCCCGGAACTTTATGTTTCGGGCTTCATTTATTGTAAATACTTTATCGATGTTTTGTTATAAATTCTAAAAACTGAAGAGCAAACAAAGATAAAGGTGAGGGAATTAGATTGACAGTAGATCTTCTCTAATGTCTTGAACTATAAATTCAATAAGTTTTTTTTCATGGAAATAGCTTTTAGAACCATTGCAAATCTATCAAAAAAATAACAATATGTGTGTAATAAATTTAATTAATATTAAAAATTATTATTTTATTCTTATATGTTAATCGGGATTTATTTTGTTTATTAAATACTTAGATAGTTTTTATGAATTGTAAACACATTAGAAATGTTGTAAATTTGTAAACACTTAAAAAAAATAAGAAATGTATCCAACAGATTTAGTTATGCCTATGAAGGCTGAGCTTACAGATAAAGGTTTCGCAGATTTAGCAACTCCTGCACAGGTAGAAGATGCTTTAAAGCAATCAGGAACTACTCTTTTAGTAATCAATTCTGTATGCGGTTGTGCAGCTGGAGCTGCAAGACCAGGAGTTGTTTATTCTTTAACAGGAGAAAAAAAACCTGATCATTTAACGACTGTTTTTGCAGGTTTTGATAAAGAAGCGGTAGAAGCTGCAAGAAAGCACTTAGCTCCTTTCCCTCCAAGTTCACCATGTGTGGCGCTTTTCAAAGACGGAGAGTTGGTTCATATGCTTGAGAGACATCATATCGAAGGTAATCCTGCAGGAGCAATTGCTGCTAACTTACAGGCTGCATACGACGAGTATTGTTAATCTAACAATAATAAAGTTTATAGAGAAACCATTGCAATTTTGTGATGGTTTTTTATTTTATAATAATATCACTTCCGGAGTTGATGATTAAAAATACGAATGGCTAAACATTGGGTTGAGGTATTAATGATCATATTACACGGTAAAAATTAGGGAACCTTATCGTGGAATATGCTTTTATAAAAATTGATACTACTAATTTTCTTTAAAACTGTGTTTTATTTTGATAATGAGGTTTTTATGTTCTATTTTGTTGTTTTTTAATGTTTTAAATAAGATATAAGGGTTAAAAATTCTGATGGAATATAAAATTTATTATATTTGTCTTAATGGCAACGAAAGCACTTTTCAATACGGTAGTTAATTGGTTTATCAAGCAAAGGATAGATCAGATTCAGAATTTTATGGATTATCCTATCGATACCCAGAAAGGAATTCTGTTTTCTCAATTATTCCATGCAGAAGACACCGAATATGGCAAGAAATATGGGTTTAATTCGATATCAAGTTATCAGGATTTTAAAAATAAAGTTCCTATCGTTTCTTATGAAGAATTTGAGCCGTATGTAGAACGTGCAAGACAAGGGCATAAAGATGTAAGCTGGCCGGGCTACATCAAGCATTTTGCTAAATCTTCGGGCACAACTAATGCCAAAAGTAAATTTATTCCTATCTCTGCTGAAAGTCTGGAATACTGCCACCTGAAAGCAGGAAAAGATATGGTGTCAATCTATGCCAATAACCATCCTGAAAATCAGCTTTTCACCAATAAAAATTTGCGTCTTGGCGGTAGTTCTGAATTGTATGCCGATTTTAATACAAAATTTGGTGACCTTTCGGCCATTTTAATTGATAACCTTCCTTTTTGGGTAGAAATTACCACAACTCCGAGTAAAAAAGTTTCGTTGATGGGAGAGTGGGAAAGCAAGCTTAAAGCCATTGTTTCTGAAGTTAAAAATGAAGATGTAGGAAGTATTTTAGGCGTTCCCAGCTGGATGATGGTCCTTTTACAAAGAGTTTTAAAAGAAACGGATGTAAAAAGCGTTTCTGAACTTTGGCCAAACCTGGAAGTTTTCTTTCACGGCGGAATTAGCTTTAAACCCTATAAAGAGCAGTATAAACCGATTATCGGAAAAGATATCAATTACTATGAAATCTACAATGCTTCTGAAGGCTTTTTTGGAATTCAGGACAGATCAAATAGTGATGAAATGCTTCTAATGCTCGATTATGGAATTTTCTATGAGTTTATTCCTATGGATGAGTTTTACCATTCTAATCGTAAGGTAGTGAGTCTTGAAGGGGTAGAAGTAGGAAAAAACTACGCAATGGTAATTACCACCAATGGCGGACTTTGGAGGTATTTAATTGGAGATACGGTGGTTTTCACTTCAATCAGTCCTTTTAGAATAAAAATTACGGGTCGTACAAAACATTACATCAATGCCTTTGGGGAAGAGCTGATGATTACTAATGTAGAATCTGCGTTATCTAAAGCTTGTTCGGAAACTAAATCTTCAGTTACTGATTTTACCGGAGCTCCGATTTTTATGAAAGAAAATGAGGGGGGTGCCCACGAATGGATTTTTGAATTTAGTGAGCATCCTGAAAATTTAGAAGTGTTTACTGATATTTTTGACCGTCATCTTAAAACCATTAATTCAGATTACGAAGCCAAAAGATACAATAATATTACATTGAGAAAACCGGTGGTTCACATCGCTAGACCCAATCTTTTCTATTCCTGGCTTGAATCTAAGGGCAAACTGGGCGGACAAAACAAAGTTCCGAGATTGAGTAACGACAGAGAGTATATTGATCCTTTATTGGAGCTTAATAGAGTAAGAGTATAAAAAAACCGCAGAATTTCTGCGGTTTTTATGTTTTATTTCTTTAAATCTTCTTTCAGCTTTTTCGCACCGTCTTCTACTTTCTGAGCGCCTTTTGAAGCAGCATCTTTTACACCTTTGCTCACATCTTGAGCTCCCGATTTTAAGTCTTTTCCTACTTTATGGGCTTCGTCTTTAATATCTTTACCGGCTTTACTGATGTCTTCTTTTGCTTTTTGAGCCGTATTGTCTATTTTGTTACCTGCTTCATCTACGGTATTTTTAATATCGCTTTTCGCTTTATCTATTTTTGAAGTATCTACCAATCCGGTACCGACTTCTGTAGTCGTTGTAGTCGTTACAGATCCGTCAGGATTTTCAGTTTTTTCAGTTGTTGATGATTTTGTGCATGCAACAAATAGTGTAGACACAGCTACTGCTGCTAAAATGTGCTTTTTCATAGTGTATATTTTTTAATTATTCTGTTGTTTTTGTTTCAATTGATTTATTTTCAGCTGCTTTTAGTTTTTTCTCAGCTTCTGCTTTCTTTTTATTCTCTTTTTCAAGTTCTAGGGTAATTCTTTTTTCTTCCTGTTGCAATTTTAATACCTCTTTTAAAGAATCCTGATATTTCTGCGAAGACATTCGTATTTGTCTTGCAATATCTACAGAAGTAGCCCCTGGCGAAAAAGAATCTATTGCGGTCGTATCGTATTTAATTTTTAATTCCTGAGTGGTATCTACAACTGGTTCGCGTTTAGAACAGGCAAGTGTTAATAAAGATAAAATTAGACTGGCAAAAACTACATTTTTCATGCAACTAATTTAATAGAAATTCGGCAATTACAGGATAGTGATCCGATAATTTTACAGAATAATCTACCTTATAGCTTTTAGGAATAATGCTGCTCGATGCAAAAATATAATCTATTCTCAAAGGAAATTTATAATCATGGAAACTTGTAGAGCTGCCATTTCCGGCTTTTACAAATACATCATCTAAGTTTTTAACCAAATTATAATATTCCCAAGAATTAGGAACCGAATTAAAATCTCCCGCAAGAATCACAGGATAAGGGGAATGATCAACCGCTTTTCTGATTTTTCTTACCTGATCTTCGTGTGTTTTGAAAGTAGGAATCAGTCTTGAAAGTAAGGCTTCAATTTTATTTTTTTCTTGCTTCTCAGAGTTTTTGTCCTCCATTCCAAGCATATTTTTATTGAGTCTGAAAGGTTCCAGATAAACATTGATAACCCTTACTATTTTACCATTAATATCAATGTCTGCATAAAAAGAATTGCCTTTAGAATCGTCATTGATTAAATCTCCCTGTCTAATAATTTTATGTTTGGTTTTTAATATCACCGAAGGATATTTTATCAAATCACTTCTTACCGCTCTGTTGGTATCTTTTTCCTGAACCAAAATAATATCGGCATTTTGATCCGTAATATATTTTTTTACCTTACTCCAACCTGAGCTTCCATATTTTACATTAAATGTTAAAACTTTTAGGTCTGTTTTTGCGGAATCGATTTCGTTGTTTTTCGGTGAAAAGTTGACCCATCGTCTTACAGGATTATAAAAAATAAATGTTGAAAGAATAAAAACGAGTGCTATTTTCTTCTTTTTAATAATCCAAATTAGGGTAAATATCAGATGGGCAAAAATTAAATAAGGAAAACCGAGCGAAAGAAGATTGAGCTTGCTGAAATAATTGGGTGGTATCCAGGCATTCGCAAATGTACTAAGTAATAATATTAAAACTCCTAGATGGATGAAAAGTAAAAAAGGAAACCGCTTCATGAAACTCAAAATATCTGTTGAGTAACAAAAATTCTGCCAATCAGTGATTTATGAAATTTGAATAGCGATTTTAATCTATTTTGAAAGTAGCTATCACCGGAAAATGATCAGAAAGATTGACCGAATGGTCAACAGTATAGCTCACTGGTTTTATAGATTCTGAAGTGAAAATATAATCTATTCTTAAAGGATATTTATAATCGTGAAAGCTTGTTCCGCTGCCTCTTCCTACTTCATAGAAAGCATCTTTAAGGCCAGTTCCCAAGTGATAATATTCATAAGAGTTGGGAACAGAGTTTAAATCTCCTACTAAAATTACAGGATAGGGAGAATCTTCAATATTTTGGCGTATGGTTGCTATTTGTTCCTGATGTTTTTTAAACGTAGGAATTAATCGCTTTACAATACTTTTTACTTTTTGCTCGTCTTGCTCACTATTTCCGTTGAGTTTGACCATGCTTTTTTCAAATTTGAAAGGTTGAAGATAGGTATTGATGATGCGGTAGGTTTTTCCTTTGATTTCTATATCGGTTAATTCTACAGAAGCATTGAAGTCTTCATTGTACATGCCTGCAAATAACTCTTTATGAAATACTTGTTTGTATTTTGAGTAGGTCCCAACGATTGGGTTTTTATATTTTTTTTCTAAATTATTAAACTGATACTCGTAATCTGCATCTTCCTGAATTAATACAATATCAGCATTTTGTTCATTAATAAATTTCTCAATGTTTTCTGGACCAAATTTCCCCCCTTTTACATTGAAAGTAACAATTTTAAGATTTGCTGTTTCTTTACTTTCAGAAGAATAATTAACCCATCTTTTGACAGGATTCAAGAAAAATAAACCTAAAAACATAAAGACAAATGCTCTTTTTTTCCAGCTAAAAATCCAGAAAAAAGTGAGTAAAATATATCCGACTACCAAAATTGGAAAACCTAAAGGCAATAAATTAAACCAAGGGAAAATTTTTGGTGGAATATAAGCATTCAGTAAAACTCCTGTTAGCAGCAGTAATAATCCTAAATGTAGAATGAGAAATATTAGTCGGAAAATTTTCACAATCTGTTATTTGAATCGGTATAAATGTCTTTTCCAAATAAGAGCTAAAATAAATCCAACGATTGCACCTCCTACGTGAGCTAAATGCGCAATTCCCCCAACATTTCCGGTAACACCTAATGCTATAGAAACAACAATGACTACTGGTAGTACATATTTTACTTTTACTGGAACGGGAATAAACATGATGCCGATTTTTGCTTCCGGATATAAGGTAGCAAAAGCTGCGATAACCCCGAAGATTGCTCCGGATGCACCTACCATTGGTACTGAAATAATATCTTTTAAATTTTCTATTAATCCTTGTTGAACTAAAACAGCTTCTGGGTTTCCTCTAAATTGAACAGATTCTCCAGCTAGATAACTATTAATATCAAACCCAAAACTCTCTAAACTTCCTTTTATTTGTTCGACTTCAACAAAATTCCATAAATTGAATAAGAAAAAGGCACCCAGCCCACTTAAAAAATACAGAATTAAAAACTTTTTGTCACCCAAACTTTGTTCTAGTATGGGGCCAAAGCTAAACAGTGTCAACATATTGAATAAAATATGCATAAAACTTCCATGCATAAACATGTGAGTGATGATTTGCCAAGAGTGAAAAAAGGGCGAGAATGGATAGAACGCCGCTAAATATGCATTTACTTGATTGTTATTTAGAAGAGTCACTACAATAAATACAATAACATTTATTATAATCAAACCTCTGGTAAGTGGGGGTATATTATTAAACATCTATTTAAAATTTATTTTTAAAATCATTAAACGGAATTTCATAAAAACATCTTTTCCCGTTGGGTAAAAACTCAGGGAAACCAAGTGCTGTAAAATCTTTAATTAGCTGTTCGGCATCAATTTTATAGATAAAATCAAAACGTGATTTCGAATGCATTTTGTTCCATTTGTTTTGGTAAAACTGCATAAATTCTTTTTCGTTTTTATATTCTAAAATCTCAAAAAGACTTTCTAAAAACGTCATCACCTGAGATTCTTTCAAACCTTCAGGCACCGCTTCAATTCTTAACACATTTTCGTGAGCAATGTGCATATCAAAACCAATTTCGGGAAGATATTTATTAATTGATTTATACTTGGCCTTCTCGGTTTCATTCATGTGGTATTCCAACGAAAACAAAAGAGATTGACTGTTGTTTGTAGCTTTTTTAGATTTTTTATTATTTTCTGTTACCAAAAGACGGTGCATTCTGCCTAAATCAAGCATTAATGTGCGGTCTCCTTTATTGAAAAGCCAATATCCATTAGGAAGGCGCATTAAATCTTCGTCAAAGTCTTCATCTTCAAAAAGATTGATTTTTGAAGGTTCCGCAGAGATATTCTGATGGTACATTTCTGTAAGGTTCTGAATTTCTGCTTTTATAGACTGTCTTTCTTCTAAAAAAGGATTGTAATTGCGGTCAACAATAATTTCCGGCATTTTAAGGGTTCCGATATTATTGCTTTTGCTCGGAAAACTTTGATGCATTATCGCATCAAGTTTTGGGTCTCTTTCAAAATCAAGACTTGGTGCTACATTGTAAATTCCTAAAGAACGTTTGATGGTAGAGCGGAGTAGGGCGAAAATAAGATGCTCATCTTCAAATTTTACTTCCGTTTTTTGTGGATGAATATTAACATCAATCTTTTCAGGGTCTAATTCCAGGAAAAGAAAAAACGTAGGAATATATCCAGGTAAAAGCAATCCTTCAAAAGCTTCTTGAACGGCTTTGTTGAAATACGGACTTTTAAAAAATCTTCCATTTACAAAAAGGAATTGTTCGCCACGTGTTTTTTTAGATCCTTCAGGTTTTGCTACAAAACCATGAAGTTGGCACCATAAAATATCTTCTTTAATAGGAATCAGTTGTGGATGTAGCTTTCTGCCGAAAATATCGACAATTCGCTGCATCTGAGTTCCTTTTCTTAATTTAAAAATCGGTTCGTCATCATGAAAAAGAGAAAACTCTAAACCTTCATGAGCGAGTGCAACACGCTGAAATTCATCAATAACGTGTCGGAATTCAATATTATTATTTTTAAGAAACTTTCTTCTTGCAGGAACATTATAGAAAAGATTTTTAACTAAAAAATTAGAACCTTCCGAGGTTTGCACCGGCTCCTGAAACTGGAAAACTCCGCCTTCAATGTAAATATTGGTTCCTAAAGCTGCGTCTTTAAGTTTAGTTTTTAATTCTACCTGAGAAACAGCAGCAATAGAAGCCAAAGCTTCACCACGGAATCCCTTAGTTGCTATTTTAAAAATATCTTCAGTTCCTCTTATTTTTGATGTAGCGTGTCTTTCAAAAGACATTCTTGCATCGGTCTCAGACATTCCTTTTCCATCATCAACTACCTGAATAAGGTTTTTCCCCGCATCTCTTACAATCAGCTCTATTTTTGTTGCTCCCGCATCAATAGAATTTTCCAAAAGTTCTTTTACAATAGATGCAGGACGCTGCACCACCTCACCGGCTGCGATTTGGTTGGCTACATGATCGGGTAAAAGTTGAATAATATCTGACATAAATGAGTATGAACTTACAAAAATAAGCAAAGCAAACAAGATTTAAAATAATAAAACCCTGAATTAAGATTAAGTTATCCCGAACTTTTGCACAATTTTATTAACAAAAAGCCTCTGTTTGAAAAAACAAACAAAGGCTCCAAACTAAGTATATGCAATTTGTGCTGCTACTTTAAAATAATTGCTACATCATTTTTTCTTCTAAAATCAATTTAGATTTTT
The sequence above is a segment of the Chryseobacterium turcicum genome. Coding sequences within it:
- the mutL gene encoding DNA mismatch repair endonuclease MutL, with the translated sequence MSDIIQLLPDHVANQIAAGEVVQRPASIVKELLENSIDAGATKIELIVRDAGKNLIQVVDDGKGMSETDARMSFERHATSKIRGTEDIFKIATKGFRGEALASIAAVSQVELKTKLKDAALGTNIYIEGGVFQFQEPVQTSEGSNFLVKNLFYNVPARRKFLKNNNIEFRHVIDEFQRVALAHEGLEFSLFHDDEPIFKLRKGTQMQRIVDIFGRKLHPQLIPIKEDILWCQLHGFVAKPEGSKKTRGEQFLFVNGRFFKSPYFNKAVQEAFEGLLLPGYIPTFFLFLELDPEKIDVNIHPQKTEVKFEDEHLIFALLRSTIKRSLGIYNVAPSLDFERDPKLDAIMHQSFPSKSNNIGTLKMPEIIVDRNYNPFLEERQSIKAEIQNLTEMYHQNISAEPSKINLFEDEDFDEDLMRLPNGYWLFNKGDRTLMLDLGRMHRLLVTENNKKSKKATNNSQSLLFSLEYHMNETEKAKYKSINKYLPEIGFDMHIAHENVLRIEAVPEGLKESQVMTFLESLFEILEYKNEKEFMQFYQNKWNKMHSKSRFDFIYKIDAEQLIKDFTALGFPEFLPNGKRCFYEIPFNDFKNKF